The following are encoded together in the Oncorhynchus kisutch isolate 150728-3 linkage group LG8, Okis_V2, whole genome shotgun sequence genome:
- the LOC109881446 gene encoding succinate dehydrogenase assembly factor 2, mitochondrial-like has translation MLSAFVAKRLVSKVCQASWRPAVAELVTTRGYKGEAPDDSRGDLIEIPLPPWTEKDGETMDIKRRRLLFQSRKRGMLENCILLSLFAKQYLNTMTEHQLRQYDRLINEPSNDWDIYYWATEAQPVPDVYTGEIMDLLKEFTKNKDQEQRLDAPNLEYLDKGSQ, from the exons ATGCTGTCTGCTTTCGTTGCTAAAAGA CTGGTAAGTAAGGTATGCCAGGCGTCATGGAGACCAGCTGTGGCAGAACTAGTAACTACAAGGGGTTACAAAGGAGAGGCACCTGATGACTCTAGGGGTGACCTAATTGAGATCCCCCTGCCCCCATGGACAGAGAAGGATGGCGAGACCATGGACATCAAGAGACGGCGCCTGCTCTTCCAAAGCCGAAAGAGGGGCATGCTGGAGAATTGCATATTGCTCAG CCTGTTTGCCAAACAATATCTTAATACAATGACCGAGCACCAGTTAAGACAGTATGACAGACTGATCAACGAGCCTAGCAACGACTGGGACATCTACTACTGGGCAACAG AGGCCCAGCCTGTACCTGATGTGTACACAGGTGAAATCATGGACCTACTGAAGGAGTTCACTAAGAACAAAGATCAGGAACAGAGGCTGGACGCACCCAACCTGGAATACCTGGACAAGGGGAGCCAGTGA
- the LOC109881445 gene encoding cleavage and polyadenylation specificity factor subunit 7 isoform X1: protein MAAKAADGGGTTDLIDIYDEKFSQNNGEDGDFAMTAEASDLYDDVLTGSVSRERKFSEDTIPLSKNQPTKEESKPAILYTYSGVWNKRLAVYVGNFSWWTSDKDLINVARTLGVKDIVEIKFAENRANGQSRGYAEVVVATEESLQRLLETLPNCHVNGEKVDCRFATRQNLAVFEAQANKRVPQRSNSKESSDTGDKNASVSPPVLNQNHSTVPHTIHPQHIHNKPPPLSVPYFRLPPPLFPHLPPHIPPPPMPHLFPPPPLRLPSHPPPSLHLNPAFFPPAQHDNYSQQHNTPYNRHSSRDSEAPTPQMPEGEFDELMNRNRAIASSAITKAVSGATAGDMPLAIETLLTAIAVIKQSRVYGDERCRALVTSLKDCLFSIESKSYGSRKRHRSRDREHRSRDRERDRERERGRGREEREESYSQEWETAGMSRRHRERSLSGERDGRDRERVRERDRHREHRERHR, encoded by the exons ATGGCGGCTAAAGCGGCCGATGGTGGTGGTACAACTGACCTCATAGACATCTACGACGAGAAGTTCAGTCAAAACAACGGGGAG GATGGAGATTTTGCAATGACAGCAGAGGCAAGTGATCTTTATGATGATGTGCTCACTGGCTCTGTGAGCCGGGAAAGGAAATTCTCAGAAGATACTATCCCTCTCAGCAAGAACCAGCCAACGAAAGAGGAGAGCAAACCAGCAATACTGTACACTTACAGTGGGGTGTGGAACAAGAGACTGGCTGTATATGTGGGCAACTTCTCCTGG TGGACCTCTGACAAAGACCTTATTAACGTGGCTCGCACCTTGGGTGTGAAGGACATTGTGGAGATCAAATTTGCTGAGAACAGAGCTAATGGCCAGTCCAGAGG ATACGCTGAGGTAGTGGTGGCCACAGAAGAGTCATTGCAGAGGTTGCTGGAGACTTTGCCAAATTGTCATGTTAATGGGGAAAAGGTGGACTGCCGCTTTGCCACACGCCAGAATCTTGCCGTGTTTGAAGCCCAGGCTAATAAAC GTGTCCCCCAGCGCTCTAACTCAAAAGAGTCGTCAGATACTGGGGACAAAAACGCCTCCGTCTCCCCTCCTGTGCTCAACCAGAACCACTCCACTGTCCCTCACACTATCCACCCCCAACACATTCACAACaaacctccccctctgtcagtcCCATACTTTAGGCTGCCGCCTCCTCTTTTCCCTCACCTTCCCCCACACATTCCCCCTCCCCCCATGCCACACCTTTTCCCTCCACCACCTCTACGTCTCCCCAGCCATCCTCCACCCTCCCTGCATCTCAACCCCGCCTTCTTTCCtccagcacaacatgacaactacagtcaacaacacaacacaccgtACAACCGGCACAG CAGCAGGGACAGTGAAGCGCCCACACCCCAAATGCCAGAGGGAGAGTTTGATGAGCTGATGAACAGAAACAGAGCTATCGCCAGCAGCGCCATCACCAAGGCTGTGTCTGGAGCTACTGCTG GAGACATGCCCCTGGCCATTGAGACGCTTTTGACTGCCATTGCTGTTATCAAGCAGTCAAGAGTGTATGGGGACGAGCGCTGTCGAGCGCTGGTCACCTCTCTGAAAGACTGCCTCTTCTCCATCGAGAGCAAGTCTTATGGCTCCAG GAAAAGACACCGTTCCCGTGACAGAGAACACCGTTCCCGAGATAGGGAgcgagacagggaaagagaacggggcagaggaagggaagaaaggGAAGAGTCCTACAGCCAGGAATGggagactgcaggaatgtcccgcCGGCACCGAGAACGCTCCCTaagtggggagagagatgggagagaccgGGAGCGTGTTCGGGAACGAGATAGACATAGGGAGCACCGCGAGCGGCACCGCTAG
- the LOC109881445 gene encoding cleavage and polyadenylation specificity factor subunit 7 isoform X2, protein MAAKAADGGGTTDLIDIYDEKFSQNNGEDGDFAMTAEASDLYDDVLTGSVSRERKFSEDTIPLSKNQPTKEESKPAILYTYSGVWNKRLAVYVGNFSWWTSDKDLINVARTLGVKDIVEIKFAENRANGQSRGYAEVVVATEESLQRLLETLPNCHVNGEKVDCRFATRQNLAVFEAQANKRVPQRSNSKESSDTGDKNASVSPPVLNQNHSTVPHTIHPQHIHNKPPPLSVPYFRLPPPLFPHLPPHIPPPPMPHLFPPPPLRLPSHPPPSLHLNPAFFPPAQHDNYSQQHNTPYNRHSRDSEAPTPQMPEGEFDELMNRNRAIASSAITKAVSGATAGDMPLAIETLLTAIAVIKQSRVYGDERCRALVTSLKDCLFSIESKSYGSRKRHRSRDREHRSRDRERDRERERGRGREEREESYSQEWETAGMSRRHRERSLSGERDGRDRERVRERDRHREHRERHR, encoded by the exons ATGGCGGCTAAAGCGGCCGATGGTGGTGGTACAACTGACCTCATAGACATCTACGACGAGAAGTTCAGTCAAAACAACGGGGAG GATGGAGATTTTGCAATGACAGCAGAGGCAAGTGATCTTTATGATGATGTGCTCACTGGCTCTGTGAGCCGGGAAAGGAAATTCTCAGAAGATACTATCCCTCTCAGCAAGAACCAGCCAACGAAAGAGGAGAGCAAACCAGCAATACTGTACACTTACAGTGGGGTGTGGAACAAGAGACTGGCTGTATATGTGGGCAACTTCTCCTGG TGGACCTCTGACAAAGACCTTATTAACGTGGCTCGCACCTTGGGTGTGAAGGACATTGTGGAGATCAAATTTGCTGAGAACAGAGCTAATGGCCAGTCCAGAGG ATACGCTGAGGTAGTGGTGGCCACAGAAGAGTCATTGCAGAGGTTGCTGGAGACTTTGCCAAATTGTCATGTTAATGGGGAAAAGGTGGACTGCCGCTTTGCCACACGCCAGAATCTTGCCGTGTTTGAAGCCCAGGCTAATAAAC GTGTCCCCCAGCGCTCTAACTCAAAAGAGTCGTCAGATACTGGGGACAAAAACGCCTCCGTCTCCCCTCCTGTGCTCAACCAGAACCACTCCACTGTCCCTCACACTATCCACCCCCAACACATTCACAACaaacctccccctctgtcagtcCCATACTTTAGGCTGCCGCCTCCTCTTTTCCCTCACCTTCCCCCACACATTCCCCCTCCCCCCATGCCACACCTTTTCCCTCCACCACCTCTACGTCTCCCCAGCCATCCTCCACCCTCCCTGCATCTCAACCCCGCCTTCTTTCCtccagcacaacatgacaactacagtcaacaacacaacacaccgtACAACCGGCACAG CAGGGACAGTGAAGCGCCCACACCCCAAATGCCAGAGGGAGAGTTTGATGAGCTGATGAACAGAAACAGAGCTATCGCCAGCAGCGCCATCACCAAGGCTGTGTCTGGAGCTACTGCTG GAGACATGCCCCTGGCCATTGAGACGCTTTTGACTGCCATTGCTGTTATCAAGCAGTCAAGAGTGTATGGGGACGAGCGCTGTCGAGCGCTGGTCACCTCTCTGAAAGACTGCCTCTTCTCCATCGAGAGCAAGTCTTATGGCTCCAG GAAAAGACACCGTTCCCGTGACAGAGAACACCGTTCCCGAGATAGGGAgcgagacagggaaagagaacggggcagaggaagggaagaaaggGAAGAGTCCTACAGCCAGGAATGggagactgcaggaatgtcccgcCGGCACCGAGAACGCTCCCTaagtggggagagagatgggagagaccgGGAGCGTGTTCGGGAACGAGATAGACATAGGGAGCACCGCGAGCGGCACCGCTAG